One stretch of Tepidibacter hydrothermalis DNA includes these proteins:
- the lspA gene encoding signal peptidase II, with protein sequence MNIALFIFLVLLDQITKYYALNFLSKVGSIPIIDNIFNLTYVENRGAAFGMLQNQKWFFVLVAIVVVSFIVYHLKTNKNISRLYQVSLILILAGAIGNVIDRIRLNFVVDFFDFIVWPVFNVADICVVIGGILLSYIILFDKEHE encoded by the coding sequence TTGAATATAGCATTATTTATATTCTTAGTGTTATTAGATCAAATTACAAAGTATTACGCACTCAATTTTTTGTCAAAGGTAGGAAGTATACCTATTATAGATAATATATTTAATCTTACATATGTTGAAAATAGAGGGGCAGCATTTGGAATGCTTCAAAATCAAAAATGGTTCTTTGTTTTGGTAGCAATTGTGGTAGTTTCATTTATTGTATATCACTTGAAAACCAATAAAAATATTAGTAGATTATATCAAGTATCATTAATACTTATATTAGCAGGAGCTATCGGTAATGTAATAGATAGGATAAGACTAAATTTTGTAGTTGATTTTTTTGACTTTATAGTATGGCCTGTGTTTAATGTGGCTGATATATGTGTTGTAATAGGGGGAATACTGCTTTCGTATATTATATTATTTGACAAAGAGCATGAGTAG